One Salvelinus sp. IW2-2015 linkage group LG35, ASM291031v2, whole genome shotgun sequence DNA segment encodes these proteins:
- the LOC111958953 gene encoding chemerin-like receptor 1, with protein sequence MMALTTTPLYPEIWTELSHNDSSPGNSTDDYEDYPDEHAELRQSLNIMSLIVYCLAFVLGVLGNGLVIWVTGFKMKKTVNTVWFLNLAVADFLFTAFLPLSVTYTAMDFHWPFGKFMCKLNSTISFLNMFASVYILVVISVDRCVSVVRPVWAQNHRNIRKASCISLGVWLWALVLSSPYFVFRDIGASYKNEEIVNCFNNFAFSDDYDTKEVAELRVFRHQAMIVTRFLLGFVVPFAIIVTCYAIIIHRLKRNRNLASHSGRPFKIIAAVITAFFLCWAPYHIMALIEMVNNAAAEFSYTLDHVTTIGVPIATSLAFLNSCLNPLLYVFMGQDFKDKLRKSILTVLESAFTEEVSRSNHTYTNSGLTSRSKEKSYSDAEV encoded by the coding sequence ATGATGGCCTTAACCACAACTCCTTTGTATCCTGAGATCTGGACAGAGCTGTCTCACAACGACTCATCGCCAGGCAACTCGACAGACGACTATGAGGACTACCCTGACGAGCACGCAGAGCTCCGGCAGTCCCTCAACATCATGTCCCTCATCGTCTACTGCCTGGCCTTCGTGCTGGGGGTTCTGGGAAATGGACTTGTCATCTGGGTGACGGGATTTAAGATGAAGAAGACGGTCAACACGGTGTGGTTCCTCAACCTGGCTGTGGCCGACTTCCTTTTCACAGCGTTCCTGCCTCTGAGCGTGACCTACACGGCCATGGACTTTCACTGGCCCTTCGGCAAGTTCATGTGCAAGCTCAACTCCACGATCAGCTTCCTCAACATGTTCGCCAGCGTCTACATCCTGGTGGTCATCAGCGTGGACAGGTGTGTGTCCGTGGTGCGTCCTGTCTGGGCCCAGAACCATCGGAACATACGCAAGGCGTCCTGTATCAGTCTGGGTGTCTGGCTGTGGGCCCTGGTCCTCAGCTCCCCCTACTTTGTCTTCCGGGACATCGGGGCGTCCTACAAGAACGAAGAAATCGTCAACTGCTTCAACAACTTTGCTTTCTCCGATGACTATGACACAAAGGAGGTGGCAGAGCTGCGAGTGTTCCGCCATCAGGCCATGATCGTCACCCGCTTCCTGCTGGGCTTCGTGGTGCCCTTCGCCATCATCGTCACTTGCTACGCCATCATCATCCACCGGCTCAAGAGGAACCGCAACCTGGCCAGCCACTCCGGGCGGCCATTCAAGATCATCGCCGCCGTCATCACAGCTTTCTTCCTGTGCTGGGCCCCCTACCACATCATGGCCCTGATCGAGATGGTGAACAACGCGGCCGCTGAGTTCAGCTACACGTTAGACCACGTCACCACCATCGGGGTCCCCATAGCCACCAGCCTGGCCTTCCTCAACAGCTGTCTGAACCCCCTGCTGTACGTGTTCATGGGCCAGGACTTCAAGGATAAGCTGCGCAAGTCCATTCTGACGGTTCTGGAGAGTGCCTTCACTGAGGAAGTGTCAAGGTCCAACCACACCTACACAAACTCTGGACTCACAAGCCGTAGCAAGGAGAAGTCCTATTCTGATGCTGAGGTATAG